Proteins found in one Sphingobium sp. V4 genomic segment:
- a CDS encoding TolC family protein, whose product MPAAAILVASWSLISSGTAQAQQNLLLPPNSEPFSRPVRSDPLLDLARQVGPIGPLRDEVQSAVETNAVLDEARAGEREAEAARMQARSALFPSLDLTVDANRSFARNFSNDPGNIIERSRPEGRTDASASVRQRLLDFGATSSRINAGNARVEAARTTTLGYGTDVALRLVTAWYSILAQRLMEQAALEYAQRQTELRAAVERRIAQGFSARGDLPRIDSSIATIQTRLASFRRDRASAEAQYRALAGHDAPEWIRRVSLPDDVQGREALEALVLRAPAVQKADAEARAARQDARAVRAERLPTVAAGVDAGRYGVFENSGDYDVRGRLILRAQIGAGINARADQATARADAAEAYAARIRREALRDAEMAWADVHGLEAQLAAAEAAYLASRTNRDVYATRFETSGGTLFDLITSEDNYFYSIATYVQTLAERDLSRFILRGRTGRLLDDLSIRVDSADGRNDGNPTP is encoded by the coding sequence ATGCCGGCCGCAGCCATCCTGGTGGCGTCATGGTCGTTGATCTCGTCCGGCACGGCGCAGGCACAGCAAAATCTGCTGTTACCGCCCAATTCCGAACCCTTTTCCCGTCCCGTCCGCTCCGACCCGCTGCTCGACCTTGCGCGCCAGGTCGGCCCGATCGGACCGTTGCGCGACGAGGTGCAATCCGCGGTGGAAACCAACGCGGTACTTGACGAAGCCCGCGCAGGGGAGCGGGAGGCGGAGGCAGCACGGATGCAGGCTCGCTCGGCACTTTTCCCGTCGCTCGACCTGACGGTCGACGCGAACCGGTCTTTCGCACGCAATTTCTCGAATGATCCGGGCAACATAATCGAACGCTCCCGGCCGGAGGGGCGAACCGACGCGTCGGCATCCGTCCGCCAGCGGCTGCTCGATTTCGGCGCCACCTCCAGTCGTATCAATGCCGGCAATGCGCGGGTCGAGGCGGCGCGGACCACGACCCTGGGCTATGGCACGGATGTCGCGCTTCGGCTCGTCACCGCCTGGTACTCCATTCTCGCGCAACGGCTGATGGAGCAGGCGGCGCTGGAATATGCCCAGCGTCAGACCGAATTGCGCGCCGCGGTGGAGCGGCGCATCGCTCAGGGTTTTTCGGCCAGGGGCGACCTGCCGCGGATCGACAGCTCCATCGCGACGATTCAGACCCGGCTCGCCAGCTTCCGCCGGGACCGGGCCAGCGCGGAGGCGCAATATCGCGCGCTCGCAGGACATGATGCGCCCGAATGGATCCGCCGCGTCTCGTTACCCGACGACGTGCAGGGGCGTGAGGCGCTGGAGGCGCTGGTTCTGCGTGCGCCGGCCGTGCAGAAGGCCGACGCGGAAGCGCGCGCCGCCCGGCAGGATGCGCGTGCCGTTCGCGCCGAGCGCCTGCCGACCGTAGCGGCGGGCGTGGATGCGGGGCGTTATGGCGTGTTCGAAAACTCGGGCGACTATGACGTGCGCGGCCGCCTCATCCTGCGCGCGCAGATCGGCGCCGGGATCAACGCGCGCGCCGATCAGGCGACGGCGCGGGCCGACGCGGCGGAGGCCTATGCCGCGCGCATACGTCGCGAAGCGCTGCGCGACGCCGAAATGGCCTGGGCGGATGTGCATGGACTTGAAGCGCAGCTTGCGGCGGCAGAGGCGGCCTATCTTGCCAGCCGCACCAATCGCGACGTTTATGCCACCCGGTTCGAAACCTCGGGCGGCACCCTTTTCGATCTCATCACGTCCGAAGACAATTATTTCTATTCCATCGCGACCTATGTCCAGACGCTGGCGGAGCGCGACCTGTCGCGCTTCATCCTGCGCGGTCGGACCGGGCGGCTGCTCGACGATCTGTCGATCCGGGTCGATTCGGCCGACGGTCGCAATGACGGGAACCCCACGCCATGA
- a CDS encoding MerC domain-containing protein has protein sequence MASCRTIGGATTENGGTAGNWLDGFAVCASSLCTLHCIGLPLLFALLPALATRVDPGETFHIVMLAIAIPTSLVALRGGRRRHGKRLPLFFGLSGLLAMSIGALLVEGALHEAAWTLTGSALLAGAHILNWRSTRTKTVSS, from the coding sequence ATGGCTTCTTGCAGGACCATTGGTGGGGCGACTACGGAAAATGGAGGAACCGCGGGTAACTGGCTCGACGGATTCGCTGTCTGCGCCTCGTCGCTTTGCACCCTCCATTGCATCGGACTGCCCCTGCTCTTCGCCCTGCTTCCAGCGCTGGCGACACGCGTCGACCCCGGCGAGACCTTCCATATCGTCATGCTCGCGATAGCGATTCCGACTAGCCTGGTCGCGCTGCGCGGAGGGCGGCGCCGACATGGCAAGCGGTTGCCGCTATTCTTCGGCCTGTCGGGCCTGCTCGCGATGAGCATCGGCGCGCTATTGGTAGAAGGCGCGCTGCACGAAGCGGCATGGACTTTGACGGGCAGCGCCCTTCTGGCCGGCGCGCATATCCTCAACTGGCGGAGCACCAGGACGAAAACCGTGTCATCCTGA
- the zwf gene encoding glucose-6-phosphate dehydrogenase: MTEPSATFLLFGATGDLARRMIFPSLYNLLSDGLLPEDFLIVASGRSEMEDEDFRNEVCAALEQFLPADRYDPAIAATFRTMIGYQPVEAGNSAQFAALAARIDGRLERGLSVYLSTPPSLFAPTAQGLADAGLITPKTRIAMEKPIGKDLASSREVNDGIGALFAEEQIFRVDHYLGKETVQNLLALRFGNVMFEPLWNASAIDHVQITVGETVGLEGRVSYYDGVGALRDMVQNHMLQILSIIAMEPPARMDPTSVRDEKVKALRSLRPMTDETVKTHSVRGQYTPGAVQGQIVTGYADELGKPSDTETFVALKAFVDNWRWQGVPFYLRTGKRMPARQSEIVIQFKPVRHSIFGRDGHGTGLEPNTLVIRLQPEEYIRLQIMSKRPGLERQVHLEEVTLDVSLTAAFAGQRRRIAYERLILDLLAGDATLFVRRDEVEAQWTWIDSIIDGWKEAHVKPSTYSSGNWGPSSAIALIERDGASWHD; encoded by the coding sequence TTGACCGAGCCGTCTGCTACGTTCCTGTTATTCGGCGCCACCGGCGACCTGGCCCGCCGCATGATATTCCCGTCGCTCTACAACCTCCTGTCGGACGGGTTGCTGCCCGAAGACTTCCTGATCGTCGCATCGGGCCGGTCGGAGATGGAGGACGAGGATTTCCGCAACGAAGTCTGCGCCGCGCTGGAGCAGTTCCTGCCCGCCGACCGCTATGATCCGGCGATTGCGGCGACATTTCGTACGATGATCGGATATCAGCCGGTCGAGGCGGGCAATAGCGCGCAGTTCGCAGCGCTCGCCGCACGCATCGACGGCCGCCTGGAGCGCGGCCTGTCCGTCTATCTGTCGACGCCGCCCTCGCTTTTCGCGCCGACCGCGCAGGGACTGGCCGACGCCGGCCTGATTACGCCCAAGACCCGGATCGCGATGGAAAAGCCCATCGGCAAGGATCTCGCCTCCTCGAGAGAGGTGAATGACGGCATCGGCGCGCTGTTCGCGGAGGAGCAGATTTTCCGTGTCGATCATTATCTGGGCAAGGAAACGGTCCAGAACCTGCTCGCCCTGCGTTTCGGCAATGTGATGTTCGAACCGCTGTGGAACGCCAGCGCGATCGACCATGTACAGATTACCGTCGGCGAGACGGTGGGCCTCGAAGGGCGCGTCTCCTATTATGACGGCGTCGGCGCGCTGCGCGACATGGTGCAGAATCACATGCTCCAGATCCTGTCGATCATCGCCATGGAGCCGCCAGCAAGGATGGACCCGACCTCCGTCCGCGACGAGAAGGTGAAGGCGCTGCGGTCGCTGCGCCCGATGACCGACGAGACGGTCAAGACCCACAGCGTGCGCGGCCAATATACGCCCGGCGCCGTGCAGGGGCAGATCGTCACCGGCTATGCTGACGAACTGGGCAAGCCATCGGACACCGAGACCTTCGTCGCGTTGAAGGCCTTTGTCGACAATTGGCGCTGGCAGGGCGTCCCCTTCTACCTGCGTACCGGCAAGCGGATGCCCGCGCGCCAGTCGGAAATCGTCATCCAGTTCAAGCCGGTCCGGCACAGCATCTTCGGCCGCGATGGCCATGGCACGGGACTGGAACCCAACACGCTGGTCATCCGCTTGCAGCCGGAAGAATATATCCGCCTCCAGATCATGAGCAAAAGGCCGGGCCTGGAGCGGCAGGTCCATCTCGAGGAGGTCACGCTCGACGTGTCGCTGACCGCCGCCTTCGCCGGACAGCGCCGCCGCATCGCCTATGAGCGGCTGATCCTGGATCTGCTGGCCGGCGACGCCACTCTTTTCGTCCGTCGTGACGAGGTGGAGGCACAATGGACCTGGATCGACAGCATCATCGACGGGTGGAAGGAGGCTCATGTGAAGCCCTCCACCTATTCTTCGGGGAACTGGGGCCCGTCCTCGGCCATTGCCCTGATCGAACGCGACGGAGCAAGCTGGCATGACTGA
- the edd gene encoding phosphogluconate dehydratase — protein MTDLHPVIAQVTERIVRRSASRRRQYLDLIERGREAGTNRDQLSCGNLAHGFAASGEDKAVIRTGAAMNIGIVTSYNDMLSAHQPYGRYPEQIKIAAREVGATAQVAGGVPAMCDGVTQGQAGMDLSLFSRDTIALSTAVSLSHAMFEGTLLLGICDKIVPGLLIGALRFGHLPTILIPAGPMPSGLANKEKVRIRQLYAEGKVGKEELLESESASYHGAGTCTFYGTANSNQMMMEMMGLHMPGAAFVNPGTKLRSELTRAATHRIADIGWDGDDYRPLGHCVDEKAIVNAIIGLMATGGSTNHAIHLPAIARAAGISIDWTDFAEISDVVPLLARVYPNGSGDVNHFHAAGGMAVIIRELLDAGLLHRDIMTVARADLSDYGKEPVLENEALQWRDVPASRDEAMLRPAANPFQADGGMKLLQGNLGRCVMKVSAVDKERWTIEAPAAVFHDQDDVLRAFKAGELERDVVVVVRFQGPKANGMPELHKLTPALGVLQDRGFKVALLTDGRMSGASGKVPAAIHLSPEALGGGPIGKLRDGDMVRVCAESGTVDALVDAATWNARDIPAAPPPPYDTGRELFALFRHHSDLAEAGASPILAAMEDEF, from the coding sequence ATGACTGATCTTCACCCCGTAATCGCCCAGGTGACGGAGCGCATCGTGCGGCGCAGTGCTTCGCGCCGCCGCCAGTATCTCGACCTGATCGAGCGCGGCCGCGAAGCCGGCACCAATCGCGACCAGTTGTCCTGCGGCAACCTGGCCCATGGATTTGCCGCGAGTGGCGAGGACAAGGCCGTCATCCGCACGGGCGCGGCGATGAACATCGGCATCGTCACCTCGTACAACGACATGCTCTCGGCGCATCAGCCCTATGGCCGCTATCCCGAGCAGATCAAGATCGCCGCGCGCGAAGTGGGCGCCACGGCGCAGGTGGCAGGCGGCGTGCCGGCCATGTGCGACGGCGTGACCCAGGGCCAGGCGGGCATGGACCTGTCGCTGTTCAGCCGCGACACCATCGCCCTGTCGACCGCCGTGTCGCTCAGCCATGCGATGTTCGAAGGCACGCTGCTGCTCGGCATTTGCGACAAGATCGTACCGGGCCTGCTGATCGGCGCGCTGCGCTTCGGCCATCTGCCGACGATATTGATCCCCGCCGGTCCGATGCCGTCGGGCCTGGCCAACAAGGAAAAGGTGCGAATCCGCCAGCTCTATGCCGAGGGCAAGGTCGGCAAGGAAGAGTTGCTGGAGTCCGAAAGCGCCAGTTACCATGGCGCGGGCACCTGCACCTTTTACGGCACGGCCAATTCCAACCAGATGATGATGGAGATGATGGGGCTGCACATGCCCGGCGCCGCCTTCGTCAATCCCGGCACGAAGCTACGCAGCGAACTGACCCGCGCGGCGACGCACCGGATCGCAGACATCGGCTGGGACGGAGATGACTATCGGCCGCTCGGCCATTGCGTCGATGAAAAGGCGATCGTCAATGCGATCATCGGGCTGATGGCAACGGGGGGCTCCACCAACCATGCGATCCACCTGCCCGCCATCGCACGAGCGGCCGGGATCAGTATCGACTGGACCGACTTTGCCGAAATTTCCGACGTGGTGCCGCTGCTGGCCAGGGTCTATCCCAATGGATCGGGCGACGTTAATCATTTCCACGCGGCGGGCGGCATGGCGGTCATCATCCGCGAACTGCTGGACGCCGGCCTGCTACACCGCGACATCATGACGGTCGCGCGGGCCGACCTCAGCGATTATGGCAAGGAGCCGGTGCTGGAAAACGAGGCGCTGCAATGGCGCGACGTTCCGGCTTCGCGGGATGAAGCCATGCTGCGGCCGGCCGCAAACCCTTTTCAGGCCGATGGGGGCATGAAGCTGCTCCAGGGCAATCTGGGCCGCTGCGTCATGAAGGTGAGCGCGGTCGATAAGGAACGCTGGACGATCGAGGCGCCCGCCGCCGTTTTCCACGACCAGGACGATGTGTTGCGAGCATTCAAGGCGGGCGAGCTGGAGCGCGACGTCGTGGTCGTGGTCCGCTTCCAAGGGCCGAAGGCCAACGGGATGCCCGAGCTGCACAAGCTGACCCCGGCGCTCGGCGTCTTGCAGGATCGCGGCTTCAAGGTCGCGCTGCTGACCGACGGTCGCATGTCCGGCGCGTCCGGCAAGGTGCCTGCCGCCATCCACCTGTCGCCCGAAGCCTTGGGCGGCGGACCGATCGGCAAGCTGCGCGACGGCGACATGGTGCGCGTGTGCGCGGAGAGCGGCACGGTCGATGCGCTGGTCGACGCGGCGACATGGAACGCGCGGGACATCCCCGCCGCTCCGCCGCCGCCCTATGACACGGGCCGCGAACTGTTCGCCTTGTTCCGCCATCATAGCGACCTGGCGGAAGCCGGCGCTTCGCCGATCCTGGCTGCGATGGAAGACGAGTTTTGA
- the glk gene encoding glucokinase, giving the protein MTDIIAADIGGTNARFARASLDAKGVPTLGTVRKYKVADYPSLQACWAAFAEDERKDGNGDLPKAASIAFATAIGREVIKLTNSSWVIRADTLADDLGVRGVRLVNDFEAVAHAVSRLPDENLPLLFGEDRPFPSDGGVTILGPGTGLGVAMIAYDDGHPHVIATEGGHLDFAPLDHMEEKILSYLRDKFLRVSTERIVSGPGLNYIYKALATIGHDRVMLMEDPELWQAALDDSDPFARAALERFCLCYGSVAGDLALAHGPHSVVLAGGLTQRMRDFLPHSGFHTRFTAKGRFESLMATVPIRMAIHDEIGLFGAAAAFREK; this is encoded by the coding sequence ATGACCGACATCATCGCCGCCGACATTGGCGGGACCAACGCCCGTTTCGCCCGCGCCTCATTGGACGCGAAGGGCGTGCCGACGCTCGGCACCGTGCGCAAGTACAAGGTGGCCGACTATCCCAGCCTCCAGGCCTGCTGGGCCGCCTTCGCCGAGGATGAGCGGAAGGACGGCAATGGTGACCTGCCCAAGGCCGCTTCCATCGCCTTCGCCACCGCGATCGGGCGCGAGGTCATCAAGCTGACCAATAGCAGTTGGGTGATCCGCGCCGATACGCTGGCCGACGATCTGGGCGTGCGCGGCGTGCGGCTGGTCAATGATTTCGAAGCGGTGGCACACGCCGTGTCGCGCCTGCCGGACGAAAATCTGCCGCTGCTGTTCGGCGAGGACCGTCCCTTCCCGAGCGATGGCGGTGTCACCATCCTGGGTCCGGGCACGGGCTTGGGCGTCGCGATGATCGCCTATGATGACGGACATCCTCATGTCATCGCGACCGAAGGCGGTCATCTGGACTTCGCCCCGCTCGATCATATGGAAGAGAAGATCCTCTCCTATCTGCGCGACAAGTTCCTGCGCGTGTCGACGGAGCGGATCGTGTCCGGGCCGGGCCTCAACTATATCTACAAGGCGCTGGCGACGATCGGCCATGACCGTGTGATGCTGATGGAAGACCCCGAATTGTGGCAGGCCGCGCTGGACGACAGCGATCCCTTCGCGCGCGCCGCGCTGGAACGGTTCTGCCTCTGCTACGGATCGGTCGCGGGCGACCTGGCCCTGGCCCATGGCCCGCACAGCGTGGTGCTGGCCGGTGGGCTGACGCAACGGATGCGCGACTTTCTGCCGCACAGCGGCTTCCATACCCGTTTCACGGCCAAGGGCCGGTTCGAAAGCCTGATGGCGACCGTACCGATTCGCATGGCCATCCACGATGAAATCGGCCTGTTCGGGGCCGCAGCCGCATTCCGGGAGAAGTAA
- the eda gene encoding bifunctional 4-hydroxy-2-oxoglutarate aldolase/2-dehydro-3-deoxy-phosphogluconate aldolase, translating into MSKLTVEQVMELAPVIPVLVVDRVEDALPIARALVAGGLPALEVTLRTPAALDVIREMAKVEGAVVGAGTVLNPAQLDAAMEAGARFIVSPGLTKPLGKAAIAAKIPFLPGTATAADIMRGMDMGLSHFKFFPAETSGGLPALKALAAPLHTARFCPTGGITPQSAPEWLAQPFIKCVGGSWVVPKGPVDPARIETLAREAAALPR; encoded by the coding sequence ATGAGCAAGCTGACCGTCGAGCAGGTGATGGAACTGGCCCCGGTGATCCCGGTGCTGGTGGTCGATCGGGTCGAGGACGCGCTGCCGATCGCGCGCGCTTTGGTCGCGGGCGGCCTGCCCGCGCTGGAGGTGACTCTGCGCACCCCCGCCGCGCTGGACGTGATCCGTGAAATGGCCAAGGTCGAGGGCGCGGTCGTCGGCGCAGGCACGGTGCTGAACCCCGCGCAGCTCGACGCGGCGATGGAGGCCGGCGCGCGCTTCATCGTCAGCCCAGGCCTCACCAAGCCGCTGGGCAAGGCGGCGATCGCAGCGAAGATTCCCTTCCTGCCGGGCACCGCAACCGCCGCCGACATCATGCGCGGCATGGACATGGGGCTCAGCCATTTCAAATTCTTCCCGGCGGAAACCTCGGGTGGCCTCCCCGCGCTGAAGGCGCTTGCCGCGCCGCTGCACACGGCCCGTTTCTGCCCTACCGGCGGCATCACGCCACAAAGCGCCCCCGAATGGCTGGCCCAGCCCTTCATCAAATGCGTCGGCGGCAGTTGGGTCGTGCCCAAGGGGCCGGTTGACCCCGCCAGGATCGAAACACTGGCCCGCGAAGCCGCCGCCCTCCCCCGTTAG
- a CDS encoding gamma carbonic anhydrase family protein has translation MSVPVYPDVSIIPFAGKTPIIHPSAFIAPGCRIIGDVEIGEDASIWYNCVIRGDVNRVRIGARTNVQDGTIIHCDSPGDRADGRPSDGWPAIIGEDVLIGHMAMIHGCVLNDRAFVGLGAIVMSGAKVESDAMLAAGALLSSGKTVPHRQLWAGRPARYMRDLSDEALIDMREGVDHYVHAAKAHKGAVKAAGE, from the coding sequence ATGTCGGTCCCGGTCTACCCCGACGTCAGCATCATCCCCTTTGCGGGCAAGACGCCGATCATCCACCCCAGCGCCTTCATCGCACCGGGATGCCGGATCATCGGTGATGTCGAGATCGGCGAGGATGCCAGCATCTGGTATAATTGCGTGATCCGGGGCGACGTGAACCGAGTGCGGATCGGCGCCCGCACCAATGTGCAGGACGGGACGATCATCCATTGCGACAGCCCCGGCGATCGTGCCGACGGACGTCCCAGCGATGGCTGGCCCGCAATTATCGGTGAAGATGTGCTGATCGGCCACATGGCGATGATCCATGGCTGCGTCCTCAACGACAGGGCGTTCGTCGGGCTGGGCGCGATCGTCATGAGCGGCGCGAAGGTGGAAAGCGACGCGATGCTGGCGGCCGGTGCGCTGCTGTCATCGGGAAAGACGGTGCCCCATCGTCAGCTCTGGGCAGGCCGCCCCGCCAGATATATGCGCGACTTGAGCGATGAAGCGCTGATCGACATGCGCGAGGGCGTGGATCATTATGTTCACGCCGCCAAGGCGCACAAGGGCGCAGTCAAGGCGGCCGGGGAGTAG